In a single window of the Flavobacterium sp. W4I14 genome:
- a CDS encoding dihydrolipoamide dehydrogenase (product_source=KO:K00382; cath_funfam=3.30.390.30,3.50.50.60; cog=COG1249; ko=KO:K00382; pfam=PF02852,PF07992; superfamily=51905,55424; tigrfam=TIGR01350), giving the protein MNYDVIVLGSGPGGYVAAIRASQLGLKVAIVERESLGGICLNWGCIPTKALLKSAQVFEYINHAADYGITTAGATADFAAVVKRSRGVADGMSKGVQFLMKKNKIDVIMGTGKVKPGNKLEVKGADGSQQELSAKNIIIATGARSRELPNLKQDGKKIIGYRQAMVLPELPKSMVVVGSGAIGVEFAYFYATMGTKVTIVEFMDNVVPVEDEDVSKQLLRSLKKVGIDVMTSASVESVDTSGAGCKVSVKTASGMQTIEADIVLSAAGIVANIENIGLEETGIKTEKGKIVTDEFYNTSVKGYYAIGDVVGGQALAHVASAEGIICVEKIAGQHAEPLDYNNIPGCTYCTPEIASVGYTEKAAKAAGYELKIGKFPFSASGKASAAGAKDGFVKLIFDAKYGELLGAHMIGANVTEMIAEIVVARKLETTGHEMIKSVHPHPTMSEAIMEAAADAYGEVIHL; this is encoded by the coding sequence TCAATTGGGACTAAAAGTTGCAATTGTTGAGCGTGAATCATTAGGTGGTATTTGTTTAAACTGGGGCTGTATCCCTACTAAAGCACTTTTAAAAAGCGCTCAGGTTTTCGAATATATTAATCATGCTGCTGATTACGGTATTACTACTGCCGGTGCAACCGCAGATTTTGCTGCTGTGGTGAAACGCAGCCGTGGTGTAGCGGATGGCATGAGTAAAGGCGTTCAATTTTTAATGAAAAAAAATAAAATTGACGTCATTATGGGAACTGGTAAAGTAAAACCAGGGAACAAATTAGAAGTTAAAGGTGCAGATGGTTCTCAACAAGAGCTAAGTGCTAAAAATATCATCATTGCTACAGGTGCCCGTTCAAGAGAATTGCCTAACCTGAAACAAGATGGCAAAAAAATTATCGGCTACCGCCAGGCAATGGTACTTCCTGAATTACCAAAAAGTATGGTAGTAGTAGGTTCTGGTGCTATCGGTGTAGAATTTGCTTATTTCTATGCTACCATGGGCACAAAAGTAACCATCGTAGAATTTATGGATAACGTTGTTCCGGTTGAAGACGAAGATGTTTCTAAACAATTGTTACGCAGCCTGAAAAAAGTAGGTATCGATGTCATGACATCAGCAAGTGTAGAATCTGTTGATACCAGCGGTGCAGGCTGTAAAGTTTCTGTTAAAACAGCTTCGGGTATGCAGACTATCGAGGCCGACATCGTGCTTTCAGCAGCAGGTATTGTAGCCAATATCGAAAACATCGGTTTAGAAGAAACCGGCATCAAAACAGAGAAAGGTAAAATCGTTACCGACGAATTCTACAATACTTCAGTTAAAGGTTATTATGCAATTGGTGATGTAGTAGGCGGTCAGGCACTTGCCCACGTGGCTTCTGCAGAGGGCATTATCTGTGTAGAAAAAATTGCTGGTCAGCATGCCGAGCCATTAGATTATAACAACATCCCGGGATGTACTTATTGCACCCCAGAAATTGCTTCAGTAGGTTATACCGAAAAGGCAGCAAAAGCAGCAGGTTACGAATTAAAGATTGGTAAATTCCCATTCTCTGCATCAGGTAAAGCAAGTGCTGCCGGTGCTAAAGATGGTTTTGTAAAACTAATTTTCGATGCTAAATACGGAGAATTATTAGGTGCACACATGATCGGTGCCAACGTTACCGAAATGATTGCCGAAATCGTAGTTGCCCGTAAATTAGAAACTACTGGCCACGAAATGATTAAATCTGTTCACCCTCACCCTACCATGAGCGAAGCCATTATGGAAGCTGCAGCTGATGCATACGGAGAAGTAATACACTTATAA
- a CDS encoding glyoxylase-like metal-dependent hydrolase (beta-lactamase superfamily II) (product_source=COG0491; cath_funfam=3.60.15.10; cog=COG0491; pfam=PF00753; smart=SM00849; superfamily=56281), translated as MKLHTINTGLFKLDGGAMFGVVPKAIWQKTNPADSNNLCTWAMRCLLIEEGNQLILVDTGIGNKQDEKFFSHYYLHGDDSMEKSLAQLGFSTPDITDVFLTHLHFDHVGGAIIRENEKLIPAFKNAHYWSNEKHWQWAVEPNAREKASFLKENILPIQESGQLKFIDEKENIEWQKNINISFAYGHTDAMMLPKINYKGRTIVYMADLLPSVGHLPLPYVMAYDMFPLKTLTEKQAFLEEAVNNNYILYLEHDPVNECCTLQRTEKGIRVAETFNLNDI; from the coding sequence ATGAAACTCCACACCATAAACACAGGCTTATTTAAATTAGATGGCGGCGCCATGTTTGGCGTTGTACCCAAGGCCATCTGGCAAAAAACCAATCCTGCCGATAGCAATAACCTTTGTACCTGGGCAATGCGCTGTTTATTGATAGAAGAAGGCAATCAGTTAATTTTAGTGGATACCGGGATTGGAAACAAACAGGACGAAAAATTTTTTAGTCATTATTACCTGCATGGAGATGATTCGATGGAAAAATCGCTGGCACAATTGGGCTTCAGTACGCCCGATATTACCGATGTTTTCCTCACACACTTACACTTCGATCATGTTGGCGGGGCAATAATAAGAGAAAACGAGAAACTGATACCAGCCTTTAAAAATGCACATTACTGGAGCAATGAAAAACATTGGCAATGGGCGGTAGAGCCAAATGCGAGGGAAAAAGCTTCTTTTTTAAAAGAAAACATTCTGCCGATCCAGGAAAGCGGACAGCTTAAATTTATTGATGAAAAAGAAAATATCGAATGGCAGAAAAATATCAACATCAGTTTTGCTTACGGCCATACTGATGCCATGATGTTGCCTAAAATCAATTACAAAGGCAGAACCATTGTGTACATGGCCGATCTTTTACCTTCGGTTGGTCACCTTCCCCTACCTTATGTAATGGCTTATGATATGTTTCCGTTAAAAACCTTGACCGAGAAACAAGCGTTTTTAGAAGAAGCCGTTAATAACAACTACATCTTATACCTGGAGCACGATCCGGTTAACGAATGCTGTACTTTACAAAGAACAGAAAAAGGAATCCGTGTTGCAGAAACTTTTAACCTGAACGATATTTAA
- a CDS encoding ribosomal protein S18 acetylase RimI-like enzyme (product_source=COG0456; cath_funfam=3.40.630.30; cog=COG0456; pfam=PF00583; superfamily=55729), whose product MIRSAKPTDAEEVVPLIIQAMDKLAKKLTNVEDDEIINQIFKHFFQQKDNQYSYENTLVFEDEGKILGSLNAYDGGKLLKLRHPFLAYLAAHYQANNNNQGTETQNGEFYLDTISVNPNAQGKGIGKQLIKAGIDWAEQLGHHNIGLLVKQNNNRALKLYQNMGFAIQNEKQFMGGLYHHMVFKLK is encoded by the coding sequence ATGATCAGATCAGCCAAGCCCACAGATGCAGAAGAAGTTGTACCCCTGATTATTCAGGCGATGGACAAGCTGGCTAAGAAATTAACCAATGTTGAAGATGATGAAATCATTAATCAGATCTTTAAACACTTCTTTCAACAAAAGGACAACCAATATAGTTACGAAAACACCTTAGTTTTTGAAGATGAGGGCAAAATTCTAGGATCTTTAAATGCCTACGATGGTGGAAAACTCCTAAAGCTTCGGCATCCATTTTTAGCATACCTGGCTGCGCATTACCAGGCCAATAACAACAATCAAGGCACCGAGACCCAAAACGGGGAATTTTACCTCGATACCATTAGTGTTAATCCAAATGCTCAGGGAAAGGGAATAGGAAAACAGCTCATTAAAGCAGGAATTGATTGGGCTGAACAACTTGGCCACCACAACATCGGCTTGTTGGTAAAACAAAACAATAACCGGGCATTAAAGCTTTACCAGAATATGGGCTTTGCTATTCAAAATGAAAAACAATTTATGGGCGGATTATACCATCATATGGTCTTTAAGCTCAAATAA